A stretch of the Chanos chanos chromosome 1, fChaCha1.1, whole genome shotgun sequence genome encodes the following:
- the chrm2a gene encoding muscarinic acetylcholine receptor M2a isoform X1 yields the protein MDFINFTSLNSTSGNDTDTDDQGSPYKTVEVVFIVLVAGSLSLVTVIGNILVMLSIKVNRSLQTVNNYFLFSLACADLIIGLCSMNLYTVYIVIGYWPLGPVICDLWLALDYVVSNASVMNLLIISFDRYFCVTKPLSYPVKRTTKMAGMMIAAAWVLSFILWAPAILFWQFIVGGRTVPDRECYIQFFSNAAVTFGTAIAAFYLPVIIMMVLYWQISMASKSRVKKDNRKPSGTSPGATSPKQIRSHVPKPNNNNVTTDDQTHTQTLTTDDVANQHDGRVQNGKGPSSANGMEEAEGEEGARDNCVAAEEKESSNDSTSGSVAAPNQKEDKAVLSRANCGVDSNQPLTRNRAKAGGSKLTCIKIVTKSPKGDCYAPSNTTVEIVPAAEKQNHVARKIVKMTKQAPKKKKTAPSREKKVTRTIMAILVAFVATWTPYNVMVLITTFCSSCIPSTVWTIGYWLCYINSTINPACYALCNVTFKKTFKHLLLCQYKNIRAAR from the coding sequence ATGGATTTCATAAACTTCACATCACTTAATTCCACAAGTGGTAACGACACGGATACAGATGATCAAGGGAGTCCGTACAAGACGGTGGAGGTGGTGTTCATTGTTTTAGTGGCTGGATCACTTAGTCTGGTCACTGTCATTGGAAACATCCTAGTCATGCTTTCCATCAAAGTCAACAGGAGCTTACAGACTGTTAACAACTACTTTCTGTTCAGCCTCGCATGTGCAGACCTCATCATTGGTTTATGTTCCATGAACCTCTATACTGTCTACATTGTGATTGGCTACTGGCCGCTGGGTCCCGTTATTTGTGACCTGTGGTTGGCCTTGGACTATGTTGTGAGTAATGCATCTGTCATGAACCTCCTCATCATCAGCTTCGACCGCTACTTCTGTGTCACGAAGCCCCTCAGTTACCCCGTTAAAAGGACAACCAAGATGGCAGGCATGATGATTGCAGCTGCCTGGGTGTTGTCCTTTATTTTGTGGGCACCAGCCATCCTATTCTGGCAGTTCATTGTTGGAGGCCGCACAGTACCTGACAGAGAGTGCTACATTCAGTTCTTCTCCAACGCTGCTGTCACCTTTGGCACAGCCATTGCTGCCTTCTATCTGCCCGTCATCATCATGATGGTTTTATACTGGCAGATCTCCATGGCCAGCAAGAGCCGTGTAAAGAAAGATAACCGTAAGCCCTCCGGGACCAGTCCAGGGGCCACATCTCCTAAACAGATAAGAAGCCATGTtccaaaaccaaacaacaacaatgtcaCAACGGATGATCAGACCCACACCCAGACACTGACCACAGACGATGTGGCGAACCAACATGACGGCAGAGTGCAGAATGGCAAAGGTCCTTCATCTGCTAATGGaatggaggaggcagagggcGAGGAGGGAGCAAGGGATAACTGTGTCGCcgcagaggagaaagaaagctCTAATGACTCCACCTCCGGCAGTGTGGCTGCACCCAATCAGAAGGAGGACAAGGCTGTGCTGTCCAGAGCCAACTGTGGGGTCGACAGTAATCAGCCACTCACCCGGAACCGTGCAAAAGCTGGTGGTTCCAAACTCACTTGTATTAAGATCGTCACCAAGTCACCCAAGGGTGACTGCTATGCTCCCTCCAATACCACAGTGGAAATTGTCCCGGCTGCAGAGAAGCAGAATCATGTGGCACGGAAGATCGTTAAGATGACCAAGCAGGCAccgaagaagaagaaaactgcACCATCCCGGGAGAAAAAGGTGACGCGGACCATCATGGCTATTCTAGTGGCATTTGTTGCCACATGGACCCCATACAATGTGATGGTCCTGATTACCACTTTCTGCTCCTCCTGCATCCCCAGCACCGTCTGGACTATCGGCTACTGGCTCTGCTACATTAACAGCACTATCAACCCTGCCTGCTATGCTCTCTGCAACGTCACTTTCAAAAAGACCTTTAAACATCTTCTCCTCTGCCAGTATAAAAATATTCGTGCAGCTAGATGA
- the chrm2a gene encoding muscarinic acetylcholine receptor M2a isoform X2: MLSIKVNRSLQTVNNYFLFSLACADLIIGLCSMNLYTVYIVIGYWPLGPVICDLWLALDYVVSNASVMNLLIISFDRYFCVTKPLSYPVKRTTKMAGMMIAAAWVLSFILWAPAILFWQFIVGGRTVPDRECYIQFFSNAAVTFGTAIAAFYLPVIIMMVLYWQISMASKSRVKKDNRKPSGTSPGATSPKQIRSHVPKPNNNNVTTDDQTHTQTLTTDDVANQHDGRVQNGKESSNDSTSGSVAAPNQKEDKAVLSRANCGVDSNQPLTRNRAKAGGSKLTCIKIVTKSPKGDCYAPSNTTVEIVPAAEKQNHVARKIVKMTKQAPKKKKTAPSREKKVTRTIMAILVAFVATWTPYNVMVLITTFCSSCIPSTVWTIGYWLCYINSTINPACYALCNVTFKKTFKHLLLCQYKNIRAAR; encoded by the exons ATGCTTTCCATCAAAGTCAACAGGAGCTTACAGACTGTTAACAACTACTTTCTGTTCAGCCTCGCATGTGCAGACCTCATCATTGGTTTATGTTCCATGAACCTCTATACTGTCTACATTGTGATTGGCTACTGGCCGCTGGGTCCCGTTATTTGTGACCTGTGGTTGGCCTTGGACTATGTTGTGAGTAATGCATCTGTCATGAACCTCCTCATCATCAGCTTCGACCGCTACTTCTGTGTCACGAAGCCCCTCAGTTACCCCGTTAAAAGGACAACCAAGATGGCAGGCATGATGATTGCAGCTGCCTGGGTGTTGTCCTTTATTTTGTGGGCACCAGCCATCCTATTCTGGCAGTTCATTGTTGGAGGCCGCACAGTACCTGACAGAGAGTGCTACATTCAGTTCTTCTCCAACGCTGCTGTCACCTTTGGCACAGCCATTGCTGCCTTCTATCTGCCCGTCATCATCATGATGGTTTTATACTGGCAGATCTCCATGGCCAGCAAGAGCCGTGTAAAGAAAGATAACCGTAAGCCCTCCGGGACCAGTCCAGGGGCCACATCTCCTAAACAGATAAGAAGCCATGTtccaaaaccaaacaacaacaatgtcaCAACGGATGATCAGACCCACACCCAGACACTGACCACAGACGATGTGGCGAACCAACATGACGGCAGAGTGCAGAATGGCAAAG aaagctCTAATGACTCCACCTCCGGCAGTGTGGCTGCACCCAATCAGAAGGAGGACAAGGCTGTGCTGTCCAGAGCCAACTGTGGGGTCGACAGTAATCAGCCACTCACCCGGAACCGTGCAAAAGCTGGTGGTTCCAAACTCACTTGTATTAAGATCGTCACCAAGTCACCCAAGGGTGACTGCTATGCTCCCTCCAATACCACAGTGGAAATTGTCCCGGCTGCAGAGAAGCAGAATCATGTGGCACGGAAGATCGTTAAGATGACCAAGCAGGCAccgaagaagaagaaaactgcACCATCCCGGGAGAAAAAGGTGACGCGGACCATCATGGCTATTCTAGTGGCATTTGTTGCCACATGGACCCCATACAATGTGATGGTCCTGATTACCACTTTCTGCTCCTCCTGCATCCCCAGCACCGTCTGGACTATCGGCTACTGGCTCTGCTACATTAACAGCACTATCAACCCTGCCTGCTATGCTCTCTGCAACGTCACTTTCAAAAAGACCTTTAAACATCTTCTCCTCTGCCAGTATAAAAATATTCGTGCAGCTAGATGA